From the genome of Solidesulfovibrio carbinolicus, one region includes:
- a CDS encoding iron-containing alcohol dehydrogenase, with protein sequence MAVREQVYGFFIPSVTLIGIGASKQIPEKIKALGGSKPLIVTDKGVVKVGICKQITDLLDAAGMKYHVYDETIPNPTDENVHKGVEVYKKEGCDSLITLGGGSSHDCGKGIGLCVSNGGKIHDFEGVDKSSKSFMPYLAVNTTAGTASEMTRFCIITDLSRHVKMAIVDWRVTPHIAIDDPVLMVGMPPALTAATGMDALTHAVEAYVSTIANPMTDACAVEAFKLIFKYLRKAVANGQDIEAREGMCFAQYLAGMAFNNASLGHVHAMAHQLGGFYDLPHGECNAILLPHVEKFNLIAKAEKFAAMAEIMGENTAGLSTRDAAELALKAIRQLSADVGIPAGLIELGKKYGKDVKASDIPTMTGNAQKDACGFTNPRCPTDKDVTDIYTAAL encoded by the coding sequence ATGGCTGTTCGCGAGCAAGTTTACGGTTTCTTCATTCCCAGCGTGACCCTCATCGGCATCGGCGCTTCCAAACAGATCCCCGAAAAGATCAAGGCTCTGGGCGGATCGAAACCGCTGATCGTCACCGATAAGGGCGTGGTCAAGGTCGGCATCTGCAAGCAGATCACCGATCTCCTCGACGCCGCCGGGATGAAGTACCATGTGTACGACGAGACCATCCCCAACCCCACCGACGAAAACGTCCACAAGGGCGTGGAAGTCTACAAGAAGGAAGGCTGCGACAGCCTCATCACCCTGGGCGGCGGCTCCTCCCACGACTGCGGCAAGGGCATTGGCCTTTGCGTCTCCAACGGCGGCAAGATCCATGACTTCGAAGGCGTGGACAAATCCTCCAAGTCCTTCATGCCCTACCTGGCCGTCAACACCACGGCCGGCACCGCTTCGGAGATGACCCGCTTCTGCATCATCACCGACCTGTCCCGCCACGTGAAGATGGCCATCGTTGACTGGCGCGTCACCCCGCACATCGCCATCGACGACCCGGTCCTCATGGTCGGCATGCCCCCGGCGCTGACCGCCGCCACCGGCATGGACGCGCTCACCCACGCCGTGGAAGCCTACGTGTCCACCATCGCCAACCCGATGACCGACGCCTGCGCCGTCGAAGCCTTCAAGCTGATCTTCAAGTACCTGCGCAAGGCCGTGGCCAACGGACAGGACATCGAAGCCCGCGAAGGCATGTGCTTTGCCCAGTACCTGGCCGGCATGGCGTTCAACAACGCCTCCCTGGGTCATGTCCACGCCATGGCCCACCAGCTGGGCGGCTTCTATGACCTGCCGCACGGCGAATGCAACGCCATCCTGCTGCCCCACGTCGAGAAGTTCAACCTGATCGCCAAGGCCGAGAAGTTCGCCGCCATGGCCGAGATCATGGGCGAAAACACCGCCGGCCTGTCCACCCGCGACGCCGCCGAACTGGCGCTCAAGGCCATCCGTCAGCTGTCCGCCGACGTCGGCATCCCGGCCGGCCTCATCGAGCTTGGCAAGAAGTACGGCAAGGACGTCAAGGCCTCCGACATCCCGACCATGACCGGCAACGCCCAGAAGGACGCCTGCGGGTTCACCAACCCCCGCTGCCCGACCGACAAGGACGTGACCGACATCTACACCGCCGCCCTGTAA